From a region of the Caldalkalibacillus thermarum genome:
- the queA gene encoding tRNA preQ1(34) S-adenosylmethionine ribosyltransferase-isomerase QueA, with the protein MRVDEFDFELPEELIAQKPLPDRASSRLLHLDRQTGAIFHHQFTDIVQLLTAGDVLVLNDTKVMPARLLGVKEETGAKVEVLLLKQIEGDSWETLVKPAKRVKPGVTLRFGDGRLRAVCTGVTDAGGRYIRFEYQGIFQEILAELGQMPLPPYIKEQLDDPDRYQTVYARHEGSAAAPTAGLHFTPAILQALEDKGVILTYITLHVGLGTFRPVQAERVEEHQMHAEFFQMPQETAQVLNQAKAEGRRIIAVGTTSVRTLETVVRAQNGRFGACSGWTDIFIYPGFRFQAIDGMLTNFHLPKSTLIMLVSAFAGKETIMQAYREAVKQRYRFFSFGDAMLIL; encoded by the coding sequence ATGAGAGTGGATGAATTTGATTTTGAGTTGCCGGAAGAATTAATTGCCCAAAAACCTTTACCGGACCGGGCCAGTTCCCGCTTGCTCCATCTAGACAGGCAAACGGGCGCTATTTTCCATCACCAGTTTACTGATATTGTGCAGCTGTTAACGGCTGGTGATGTGCTGGTCCTCAATGACACCAAGGTGATGCCGGCACGGCTGTTGGGGGTCAAAGAGGAAACGGGGGCCAAGGTGGAAGTTTTGCTGCTCAAGCAGATAGAAGGGGATAGTTGGGAAACATTGGTCAAACCGGCCAAGCGGGTCAAGCCCGGTGTCACCTTGCGTTTTGGTGACGGCAGGTTGCGGGCGGTCTGCACGGGAGTGACTGATGCCGGAGGCCGTTATATCCGCTTTGAGTATCAGGGCATCTTCCAAGAAATTTTGGCTGAACTGGGCCAGATGCCCCTTCCCCCATACATCAAGGAGCAGTTGGATGATCCTGACCGTTACCAAACGGTCTATGCCCGGCATGAGGGGTCAGCGGCCGCTCCCACAGCCGGTTTGCATTTTACTCCTGCTATTTTGCAGGCCTTGGAAGATAAAGGAGTTATCTTGACCTATATTACCCTTCATGTTGGATTGGGCACCTTCCGTCCGGTGCAGGCAGAGCGTGTGGAAGAACACCAGATGCATGCTGAATTTTTTCAGATGCCCCAAGAGACAGCACAGGTACTTAATCAGGCCAAAGCGGAAGGGCGGCGCATCATCGCCGTAGGCACCACTTCCGTGCGCACTTTGGAGACGGTGGTTCGCGCTCAAAACGGACGTTTTGGGGCTTGTTCGGGCTGGACGGATATTTTTATTTATCCCGGTTTCCGTTTTCAAGCCATTGACGGCATGCTGACCAATTTTCACCTGCCTAAATCGACATTGATCATGCTGGTCAGCGCTTTTGCCGGTAAGGAAACCATTATGCAGGCCTATCGGGAAGCCGTTAAACAGCGTTACCGTTTTTTCAGCTTTGGCGATGCAATGCTCATTTTGTAA
- the ruvB gene encoding Holliday junction branch migration DNA helicase RuvB, whose translation MEERIITSHMTEQDQEVEFSLRPRNLQEYIGQTQVKENLKVFIEAAKMRKEALDHVLLYGPPGLGKTTLCHIIANELGVKLYTTSGPAIERAGDLAAILTNLEQGDVLFIDEIHRLHRSVEEILYPAMEDYCLDIMIGKGPSARSVRLDLPPFTLVGATTRAGQLSSPLRDRFGVVSRLQYYSVDELSLIITRAADLLQVEIRGNAAREIARRSRGTPRIANRLLKRIRDFAQVMGDGVITEEVTLSALEKLQVDAYGLDHIDHQYLQVIIHHFKGGPVGVETIAAMIGEEVDTIEDVYEPYLMQIGFLQRTPRGRIVTPRAYEHFNLEPPER comes from the coding sequence ATGGAGGAGCGGATCATAACCTCCCATATGACCGAACAAGATCAAGAAGTGGAATTTAGTTTACGTCCCCGAAATTTGCAAGAATACATCGGCCAGACCCAAGTGAAGGAAAACCTGAAAGTGTTTATTGAAGCGGCCAAAATGCGCAAAGAGGCTTTGGACCATGTGTTGTTATATGGGCCGCCGGGATTGGGCAAAACAACCCTGTGCCATATTATTGCCAACGAATTGGGCGTCAAACTGTACACCACATCAGGGCCGGCAATTGAGCGGGCTGGTGATTTGGCCGCCATTCTCACCAATTTGGAGCAAGGGGATGTGCTGTTTATTGATGAAATTCACCGTTTGCACCGCAGTGTGGAAGAGATCCTGTACCCGGCCATGGAAGATTATTGCTTGGACATCATGATAGGCAAAGGGCCCAGTGCCCGTTCAGTCAGGCTTGATCTTCCCCCGTTTACCCTGGTGGGGGCGACAACAAGGGCAGGACAGCTCTCCTCTCCGTTGCGCGACCGGTTTGGGGTGGTGAGCCGGCTCCAATATTATTCGGTGGATGAATTGAGCTTGATAATCACCCGTGCCGCTGATCTTTTACAGGTAGAGATCCGCGGCAATGCCGCCCGGGAGATTGCCCGCCGTTCCCGGGGCACTCCCCGTATTGCCAACCGTTTGCTGAAACGGATCCGTGATTTTGCCCAGGTGATGGGTGATGGCGTGATCACCGAAGAGGTGACCCTTAGCGCCTTGGAAAAGTTGCAAGTGGATGCTTATGGTTTAGACCATATTGACCACCAGTATTTACAAGTGATTATCCACCATTTTAAAGGGGGCCCGGTGGGGGTGGAAACTATTGCGGCCATGATTGGGGAAGAAGTGGACACCATAGAAGATGTGTATGAGCCGTATTTGATGCAGATCGGGTTTTTGCAGCGCACCCCCCGGGGACGGATTGTCACGCCCCGTGCTTATGAGCACTTTAATCTGGAGCCCCCTGAACGATGA
- the ruvA gene encoding Holliday junction branch migration protein RuvA codes for MIDYIQGKLTHVDVHFIVVETGGIGYQVITGNPFQYRRHEGEDVRIYTYQYVREDALALYGFRTRQERTLFEKLLQVSGVGPKAALALVATASPAQIAWAIQNEDLAFLTKFPGIGKKTAQRLIVDLKDKVDEFVTRENVTADHLQPNQHSRPERGHTEQNTVLEETLAALQALGYGESEVRRILPELKQHAEAGEPTEAVIKRGLKLLMD; via the coding sequence ATGATCGATTATATTCAAGGCAAGCTGACCCATGTGGATGTTCACTTTATTGTGGTCGAGACAGGGGGAATCGGCTATCAGGTCATCACCGGCAACCCTTTTCAGTATCGCCGGCATGAAGGAGAAGACGTACGCATCTATACCTACCAGTATGTCAGGGAGGATGCGCTTGCCCTGTATGGCTTCAGGACACGCCAGGAACGCACCCTGTTTGAAAAGCTGTTGCAAGTGTCCGGTGTGGGTCCCAAAGCTGCTCTGGCCCTTGTAGCGACGGCCAGCCCGGCACAAATCGCATGGGCCATCCAAAATGAGGATTTGGCCTTTTTAACCAAGTTTCCTGGGATTGGTAAAAAAACAGCCCAGCGGTTGATTGTCGATTTGAAAGATAAAGTGGATGAGTTTGTGACCCGTGAAAATGTGACGGCAGACCACCTCCAGCCAAACCAACACAGCAGGCCTGAACGGGGGCACACAGAACAAAACACAGTGTTGGAGGAAACGCTGGCCGCTTTACAAGCGCTTGGTTATGGAGAAAGTGAGGTCAGACGGATACTTCCTGAACTGAAGCAGCATGCCGAAGCAGGTGAACCCACAGAAGCGGTGATTAAACGCGGCCTGAAATTGCTGATGGACTAA
- the yajC gene encoding preprotein translocase subunit YajC, which yields MQELMGFLLPLALMFAIFYFLLIRPQQKRQRERNQMLANLQRGDKVITIGGLHGTIVDLTEEKVILKVADNVRLTFERSAVNAVVNDDK from the coding sequence ATGCAAGAATTGATGGGCTTTTTGTTGCCACTGGCCTTAATGTTTGCGATTTTTTATTTTCTCTTGATCCGGCCGCAGCAAAAGCGCCAGCGGGAGCGTAATCAGATGCTGGCCAATTTGCAACGGGGAGACAAGGTGATCACCATCGGTGGCTTGCACGGTACCATTGTGGATTTGACTGAAGAAAAAGTGATCCTCAAAGTGGCCGACAATGTGCGTTTGACATTTGAGCGCAGCGCTGTCAATGCGGTGGTCAATGATGACAAGTAA
- the tgt gene encoding tRNA guanosine(34) transglycosylase Tgt, protein MAVRYELIKTCKQSGARLGRLHTPHGTIETPVFMPVGTLATVKTMSPEELKEMNAQIILSNTYHLYLRPGEDIVREAGGLHAFMNWDRPILTDSGGFQVFSLSKLRQIEEEGVHFRNHISGEKLFISPEKATQIQNDLGADIIMAFDECAPYPADRDYVKASLERTTRWAERCLKAHQRPHDQALFGIVQGGMYPDLRAQSVKEITSLGFPGYAVGGLSVGEPKEVMNQILEETTPLLPADKPRYLMGVGSPDALIDGVIRGIDMFDCVLPTRIARNGTTMTSQGRLVVRNAQYARDFRPLDPECDCYTCRNYTRAYIRHLIKCNETFGFRLTTYHNLYFLLRLMENIKEAIRNDSLLDFREQFFEKYGFNRPGARPF, encoded by the coding sequence ATGGCTGTCAGATATGAACTGATAAAAACTTGTAAGCAAAGCGGGGCCCGCCTGGGGCGCCTGCATACGCCTCACGGCACTATTGAAACTCCGGTCTTTATGCCGGTTGGGACTCTGGCTACGGTGAAGACGATGAGTCCTGAAGAGCTGAAAGAGATGAATGCCCAGATTATTCTCAGTAACACCTATCACTTGTATCTTCGCCCGGGGGAAGATATTGTCCGTGAAGCGGGCGGCTTGCACGCCTTTATGAATTGGGACCGCCCCATTTTGACTGACAGTGGCGGATTCCAGGTGTTTAGCTTAAGCAAACTGCGGCAGATTGAAGAAGAAGGCGTTCACTTCCGTAACCATATCAGCGGAGAAAAGTTGTTCATCTCTCCAGAAAAAGCCACGCAGATCCAAAACGACCTGGGGGCTGACATTATTATGGCCTTTGATGAGTGTGCGCCGTATCCGGCCGACCGGGACTATGTCAAAGCGTCTCTGGAGCGGACGACCCGCTGGGCTGAGCGCTGCCTGAAGGCCCATCAGCGTCCCCACGATCAGGCCCTGTTCGGGATTGTGCAAGGGGGAATGTATCCGGACTTACGGGCACAGAGTGTCAAAGAGATTACTTCCCTCGGTTTTCCCGGCTATGCTGTGGGCGGTTTAAGCGTCGGGGAACCGAAAGAGGTGATGAATCAGATACTGGAGGAGACGACCCCCCTCTTGCCTGCTGACAAACCCCGGTATCTGATGGGGGTTGGCTCGCCCGATGCCCTGATTGACGGGGTAATCAGGGGGATTGACATGTTTGATTGTGTCTTGCCTACCCGGATAGCCCGCAACGGGACAACCATGACCAGCCAGGGGCGCCTGGTCGTGCGCAACGCCCAGTATGCCCGTGATTTCCGTCCCCTGGACCCGGAATGTGACTGTTACACTTGCCGGAACTACACCCGGGCTTATATCCGCCATCTGATCAAGTGTAATGAAACGTTTGGCTTCCGCCTGACCACTTACCATAACCTTTACTTTTTACTGCGATTGATGGAAAATATAAAAGAGGCGATCAGAAACGATTCCCTGCTTGATTTCAGGGAGCAGTTTTTTGAGAAATACGGGTTCAACCGGCCTGGTGCCCGCCCATTTTAA
- the ruvC gene encoding crossover junction endodeoxyribonuclease RuvC — MIIMGIDPGIAIVGYAVVKKEGRQLKALDFGTITTKPDLTTPARLKKIYDGLTSLLADFQPEVLVIEKLFFNRNVTTAFTVGQARGVMLLAAEEAGVPVEEYTPLQVKQAVVGYGVAEKRQVQEMVKMLLGLSQRPQPDDAADALAVAICHAHSAQLSGQLLKKGLKL, encoded by the coding sequence TTGATTATCATGGGAATCGACCCGGGGATTGCCATCGTGGGCTATGCGGTTGTCAAAAAAGAGGGCAGGCAGCTTAAAGCGCTGGACTTTGGCACAATTACAACCAAGCCTGACTTAACCACGCCGGCGCGCCTGAAAAAAATCTATGACGGCCTGACCTCCCTATTGGCCGATTTTCAGCCTGAGGTGCTGGTCATCGAGAAGTTGTTTTTTAACCGTAATGTCACCACCGCTTTTACGGTCGGACAGGCCAGAGGGGTGATGCTTTTGGCTGCTGAAGAGGCCGGTGTACCGGTTGAAGAATATACGCCGCTTCAGGTCAAACAAGCGGTGGTCGGCTATGGGGTGGCCGAGAAGAGGCAGGTTCAGGAAATGGTTAAAATGTTGCTGGGGCTCAGCCAGCGTCCCCAACCTGACGATGCAGCTGATGCCTTGGCTGTGGCCATTTGCCATGCCCATTCGGCCCAGTTGAGCGGGCAACTGCTCAAAAAGGGGCTGAAATTATGA
- a CDS encoding BofC C-terminal domain-containing protein, with protein sequence MSIWRKLKRLLRSRKGLIALAAILLCLTVYAVMLTGTDDETQQVMSNNETLEVISYEQLFFGLSEEGVLTLYHGPPEENQVIETFFHIDTELLKSELPESELQKLKTGIRVYNAEDYEAVLATFKPFAAEY encoded by the coding sequence ATGTCCATCTGGAGAAAACTGAAGAGGTTGTTACGCAGCAGAAAAGGCCTTATTGCTCTTGCCGCCATTCTCCTTTGTTTAACGGTCTATGCAGTCATGTTAACCGGGACTGATGATGAAACCCAGCAAGTGATGTCTAACAACGAAACCCTGGAGGTCATCTCTTATGAACAGCTCTTTTTCGGCTTATCCGAAGAGGGCGTGTTAACCTTGTACCATGGTCCCCCGGAAGAGAACCAGGTTATTGAAACTTTCTTTCACATTGACACAGAGTTGTTAAAATCGGAATTGCCTGAGTCTGAACTACAAAAATTGAAGACAGGCATCCGGGTCTATAACGCAGAGGATTACGAAGCGGTGCTTGCCACCTTTAAACCCTTTGCTGCAGAGTATTAA